One Streptomyces lincolnensis genomic region harbors:
- a CDS encoding ABC transporter ATP-binding protein: MNHMPTRRPEGQESEGDVAVEVADLTVAAPDGRLLLDGARLELRPGRITAVTGPSGCGKTTLLRAVAGALPPGARRTAGTLAVLGGDPLTLPPADLRALRRHRLAYVGQDPGSGLNPRMKVRRLLAEVAVDRGREAIEALLTEVRLPVGTGLADRRIGGLSGGQQRRVALARALARRPAVLLLDEPTAGLDPALRDEIADLLRHLARTHRIAVALACHDPDLVARLADEVVDLGGARPVPAPRTAAVPAPSEGPTVLAASGLHAAHTHRGHRTPVLHGVGLDVAAGGSVGVVGVSGSGKTTLLRTLVGLHRPTAGTVTLDGTRLSPAAQGRSRDQRRRLQLVPQDPLGTLNPSRTIGATLRRPLLLHGRTDRARASEGVLELLQSVGLPAAFADRRPHELSGGQRQRAAIARALAADPDVLICDEITSALDADTAVAVMDLLARLREQRGLALVLVSHDLRMVADRTDTLVVLSEGRVVESGPTARLFASPSHPVTAALATGVPLGG; this comes from the coding sequence GTGAACCACATGCCCACCCGGCGTCCCGAGGGACAGGAGTCCGAAGGGGACGTGGCGGTCGAGGTCGCGGACCTGACCGTGGCCGCCCCGGACGGCCGCCTGCTGCTGGACGGCGCCCGCCTGGAGCTGCGCCCCGGCCGTATCACCGCCGTCACCGGCCCCTCCGGCTGCGGCAAGACGACCCTGCTGCGGGCCGTCGCGGGCGCGCTGCCACCCGGCGCCCGCCGCACCGCCGGAACGCTCGCCGTCCTGGGCGGGGATCCGCTCACCCTGCCCCCGGCGGACCTGCGCGCCCTGCGCCGGCACCGGCTCGCCTACGTCGGCCAGGACCCGGGATCCGGTCTCAACCCGCGCATGAAGGTCCGCCGGCTGCTCGCCGAAGTCGCCGTCGACCGTGGCAGGGAGGCGATCGAGGCGCTGCTGACCGAGGTACGGCTGCCGGTCGGCACGGGCCTCGCGGACCGCCGTATCGGCGGGCTGTCGGGCGGACAGCAGCGCCGGGTGGCGCTCGCCCGGGCGCTCGCCCGCCGTCCCGCGGTACTGCTCCTGGACGAACCCACCGCCGGGCTGGATCCCGCACTGCGCGACGAGATCGCCGACCTGCTGCGGCACCTGGCCCGGACCCACCGGATCGCCGTGGCCCTGGCCTGCCACGATCCCGATCTGGTGGCCCGGCTCGCCGACGAGGTGGTGGACCTGGGCGGCGCGCGCCCGGTGCCCGCACCCCGTACCGCCGCGGTCCCCGCTCCCTCGGAGGGTCCGACCGTCCTAGCCGCCTCCGGCCTGCACGCCGCCCACACCCACCGCGGTCACCGCACCCCGGTCCTGCACGGCGTCGGCCTCGATGTCGCCGCCGGAGGCAGTGTGGGCGTGGTCGGCGTCTCCGGCTCGGGCAAGACCACGCTGCTGCGGACCCTCGTCGGACTGCACCGGCCGACGGCGGGCACGGTGACCCTGGACGGCACCCGCCTCTCCCCCGCCGCGCAAGGCCGCTCCCGGGACCAGCGCCGACGCCTCCAACTGGTCCCGCAGGACCCGCTCGGCACCCTCAACCCGAGCCGCACGATCGGGGCCACGCTGCGCCGCCCCCTGCTCCTGCACGGCCGTACGGACCGGGCGCGGGCGTCGGAAGGGGTCCTGGAGCTCCTCCAGAGCGTGGGCCTGCCGGCGGCCTTCGCGGACCGCCGGCCGCACGAGCTCTCCGGCGGACAGCGGCAACGCGCCGCGATCGCCCGCGCGTTGGCGGCCGATCCGGACGTGCTGATCTGCGACGAGATCACCTCCGCGCTTGACGCGGACACCGCCGTCGCCGTGATGGACCTGCTGGCCCGGCTGCGCGAGCAGCGGGGTCTGGCGCTCGTCCTGGTCAGCCACGACCTGCGTATGGTCGCCGACCGCACGGACACCCTCGTCGTCCTCTCCGAGGGCCGGGTCGTCGAATCGGGGCCCACGGCACGGCTGTTCGCCTCGCCGTCGCATCCGGTGACGGCGGCCCTGGCGACAGGGGTCCCGCTCGGCGGCTGA
- a CDS encoding ABC transporter permease, giving the protein MSTLVKPRPAVRPALRGTVLRVLPALLLVTLALIGPWLAPHAIDAPVAAPYAEPGGQAPLGGDQLGRDVLSRMLAGGRELVVTSLLVAVLVTVLAAVLGTVGALRPAVGRLVERAADVLMLLPAVLGILLVTLSWPDGGRLAVVTVSVVLGVPYAVRLVAGAAAPVAATGYVEAAAVGGERLWYLVVREVLPNLRATLLALFGLRFVAAVYLVATAGFLQVGPQPPTADWALMIRENSGGILLNPWAVLAPGIGIGLLAMSVNLAAAALVPATGRKAVPAL; this is encoded by the coding sequence ATGAGCACCCTGGTGAAACCCCGGCCCGCCGTACGGCCCGCGCTGCGCGGCACCGTCCTGCGCGTGCTCCCCGCGCTGCTGCTCGTCACGCTCGCGCTGATCGGGCCCTGGCTCGCCCCGCACGCCATCGACGCGCCGGTCGCCGCGCCCTACGCGGAGCCCGGCGGTCAAGCACCCTTGGGCGGCGACCAGTTGGGCCGGGACGTGCTCAGCCGGATGCTCGCCGGGGGACGCGAACTCGTCGTCACCTCCCTGCTCGTGGCCGTCCTGGTCACGGTCCTCGCGGCCGTGCTGGGCACGGTCGGCGCGCTGCGCCCGGCCGTCGGCCGGCTCGTGGAACGCGCCGCCGACGTACTGATGCTGCTGCCCGCCGTCCTGGGCATCCTCCTGGTCACCCTGTCCTGGCCCGACGGCGGACGGCTCGCCGTCGTCACCGTGTCGGTCGTGCTGGGGGTGCCGTACGCGGTCCGGCTGGTCGCGGGAGCGGCCGCGCCGGTGGCCGCGACCGGGTACGTGGAGGCGGCGGCCGTCGGCGGGGAGCGGCTGTGGTACCTGGTCGTGCGGGAGGTGCTGCCGAACCTGCGGGCCACCCTGCTGGCGTTGTTCGGGCTGCGTTTCGTCGCCGCCGTGTACCTGGTCGCCACCGCCGGATTCCTCCAGGTGGGCCCCCAACCTCCCACCGCCGACTGGGCGTTGATGATCCGCGAGAACTCCGGCGGCATCCTCCTCAACCCCTGGGCGGTGCTCGCGCCCGGCATCGGCATCGGGCTGCTCGCCATGAGCGTCAATCTGGCGGCCGCCGCCCTCGTCCCCGCGACCGGCCGGAAGGCGGTGCCCGCGCTGTGA
- a CDS encoding ABC transporter permease, whose protein sequence is MAGPLTRTARYDRGGPAGGTGPRPVPALSRAVRYVSGVLARRALLLAVLLAFVFAAVELLPGDAATATSERGESAADLAARRHLLGLDRPVLERFGQWMTGLPTGDLGTSARGEPVADLLSRPFPNTLLLGGLALLVTLVVSLALGCWASARPGGAVDRAVSGGATAVLALPEFVVAVALVLVFALWTDWLPAVTLTDADGSPASWEMLVLPTLALAVPQIGWNTRIVRAALADESKAPHIETAVLDGLPRHRIFTHHLLPGALPTIAAGLATSTGMLLGGAVVVETVFNYPGIGSVLAGAVTDRDSPVIAGVVAVTGVVITGVLLLADLVRTWASGGRT, encoded by the coding sequence ATGGCTGGCCCGCTGACACGGACGGCGCGGTACGACAGGGGCGGGCCGGCCGGGGGCACCGGTCCCCGGCCGGTCCCGGCCCTGTCGCGCGCCGTCCGGTACGTGTCGGGCGTACTGGCACGCCGGGCCCTGCTGCTGGCCGTCCTGCTGGCGTTCGTGTTCGCCGCCGTCGAGCTGCTCCCCGGCGACGCGGCGACCGCCACCTCCGAACGCGGGGAGAGCGCCGCCGACCTGGCCGCGCGCCGCCATCTGCTCGGCCTGGACCGGCCCGTCCTGGAGCGGTTCGGGCAGTGGATGACCGGTCTGCCCACCGGCGACCTCGGCACCTCCGCGCGCGGGGAGCCGGTCGCCGACCTGCTCTCCCGCCCGTTCCCCAACACCCTGCTGCTCGGTGGCCTGGCCCTGCTGGTCACCCTGGTGGTGTCCCTGGCGCTGGGCTGCTGGGCGTCGGCCAGGCCGGGCGGGGCGGTGGACCGGGCCGTGTCGGGCGGCGCGACCGCCGTCCTGGCGCTGCCGGAGTTCGTCGTCGCGGTGGCCCTGGTGCTGGTCTTCGCCCTGTGGACGGACTGGCTGCCCGCCGTCACGCTCACCGACGCCGACGGCTCACCCGCCTCCTGGGAGATGCTCGTGCTGCCCACCCTCGCCCTGGCCGTCCCGCAGATCGGCTGGAACACCCGGATCGTGCGGGCCGCGCTCGCCGACGAGTCCAAGGCCCCCCACATCGAGACAGCGGTCCTCGACGGGCTCCCCCGGCACCGGATCTTCACCCACCACCTGCTGCCCGGCGCGCTGCCCACCATCGCGGCGGGCCTCGCCACGTCGACCGGCATGCTCCTGGGCGGGGCCGTCGTCGTGGAGACCGTCTTCAACTACCCCGGCATCGGCTCCGTGCTGGCCGGCGCCGTCACCGACCGGGACAGCCCGGTGATCGCCGGGGTGGTCGCCGTGACGGGAGTCGTCATCACCGGTGTGCTCCTGCTCGCCGACCTGGTACGCACCTGGGCCTCGGGAGGCCGCACATGA
- a CDS encoding ABC transporter substrate-binding protein — protein sequence MNVNRRQVLWAGGGIGAAALLAACGGGDESSSKSPSEKNEKPRKGGTLRVGALGRASAVTRDPHGTQTNESDYLIISLVHDTLTVPGARPNTAPRLAASWTPSDDLKTWRFTLAEGATFHDGTPVTAEDVVWSLKRLRNTPSGASRLPGIKPGNIKAEGTGTVVLVSDYPNAELPQLTRLTTFVLKKDTADKDLGKAPGTGPFKLDWFRSGNARLVRNEDWYGGDVLLDAIEVKIFESPQAMANALLAGQIDVASNVGAVAARTAERREDVQVVRRPNDMAMPIVMRTADGPFADPKVREALRLAVDREAMVKQVLSGYGTVGNDILGTGDPAYAKDIAQRTRDLARAKSLLDEAGFDLSRTYELLTTEDISGLAESATLFASQVREAGIKVKVVKQESATFWDRTWLKGDLYTTYWGTNDSVVFFASKTMVSDSGQNEAGWKNTAFDAAYRKAMGTKDTAERAKVLRELQRIEHDESGYLLWGMADGIDLAAAAVRGLPTLPGYGRVQLQSAWLAR from the coding sequence ATGAACGTGAACAGGCGCCAAGTGCTCTGGGCCGGCGGCGGAATAGGCGCGGCCGCTCTCCTGGCGGCATGCGGCGGCGGTGACGAGTCCTCGTCCAAGTCCCCGTCGGAGAAGAACGAGAAGCCTCGCAAGGGCGGCACGCTCAGAGTCGGCGCCCTGGGCCGCGCCTCGGCCGTGACGCGCGATCCGCACGGCACGCAGACCAACGAGAGCGACTACCTGATCATCTCGCTGGTCCACGACACCTTGACGGTTCCCGGCGCCAGGCCCAACACCGCGCCCCGGCTCGCGGCGAGCTGGACACCCTCCGACGACCTGAAGACCTGGCGGTTCACCCTCGCCGAGGGAGCGACGTTCCACGACGGCACACCGGTCACCGCCGAGGACGTCGTCTGGTCGCTCAAGCGGCTGCGCAACACGCCCTCGGGCGCTTCCCGGCTGCCCGGCATCAAGCCCGGGAACATCAAGGCCGAGGGCACCGGCACCGTCGTACTCGTCTCCGACTACCCGAACGCCGAACTGCCCCAGCTGACCCGGCTGACCACCTTCGTCCTGAAGAAGGACACGGCCGACAAGGACCTCGGCAAGGCGCCGGGCACCGGCCCGTTCAAGCTGGACTGGTTCCGCTCGGGCAACGCCCGGCTGGTGCGCAACGAGGACTGGTACGGCGGTGACGTCCTCCTCGACGCGATCGAGGTGAAGATCTTCGAGAGCCCGCAGGCGATGGCGAACGCCCTGCTCGCCGGGCAGATCGACGTGGCCTCCAACGTCGGTGCGGTCGCGGCCCGTACGGCCGAGCGGCGCGAGGACGTCCAGGTCGTGCGCCGGCCCAACGACATGGCGATGCCGATCGTGATGCGCACCGCCGACGGGCCGTTCGCCGACCCGAAGGTGCGCGAGGCGCTCCGGCTCGCGGTGGACCGCGAGGCCATGGTCAAGCAGGTGCTGTCGGGCTACGGCACGGTCGGCAACGACATCCTCGGCACCGGCGACCCCGCCTACGCCAAGGACATCGCCCAGCGCACCCGTGATCTGGCCAGGGCCAAGTCGCTGCTGGACGAGGCCGGTTTCGACCTGTCCAGGACGTACGAGCTGCTCACCACGGAGGACATCTCCGGCCTCGCGGAGTCCGCGACGCTCTTCGCCTCCCAGGTCCGCGAGGCCGGCATCAAGGTGAAGGTGGTCAAGCAGGAGTCCGCGACGTTCTGGGACAGGACCTGGCTCAAGGGCGATCTGTACACCACCTACTGGGGCACCAACGACTCCGTGGTCTTCTTCGCCAGCAAGACCATGGTCTCCGACTCCGGCCAGAACGAGGCCGGCTGGAAGAACACCGCGTTCGACGCGGCGTACCGCAAGGCGATGGGCACCAAGGACACGGCCGAGCGCGCGAAGGTGCTGCGCGAGCTCCAGCGGATCGAGCACGACGAGTCCGGCTACCTGCTGTGGGGCATGGCGGACGGCATCGACCTCGCCGCGGCGGCGGTGCGCGGGCTGCCCACCCTGCCGGGCTACGGGCGTGTCCAGCTCCAGTCGGCATGGCTGGCCCGCTGA
- a CDS encoding MATE family efflux transporter, with amino-acid sequence MPTPLTTLLRDSRALATLAVPLVLTQLAQVALTTTDTVMMGLMGAEALAGGGLAMVIFNQLRTMGVGMVTAVGNQVSTASAHAEDAELTEAAREEVRDIVRAALALATLSGLVGALVILLVGRAVAFLGQDPEVVDTAWPLLLALAPGLIPCLWFQTIRQFTVGMRRPQALLQITIASVAVNAALNWGLIHGSWGLPELGLTGIGVATSLVYGLTCVALYVSARRDPLLAPLMDIRVWKARRSTLRRLTGLGLPIAATYGSEAGFFSVVALLIGTFGSAALAAHTAVNQLVYIVFQIAVGLSHAASINVSRELALDRVAAARRIKNTALACAAAVMTVVGVLYLAVPKLVLRPFLDPSSPAEAAAIDIATSLLLVAAALQFFDCAQNIGVGLLRGLDDTRSGFRLTLVGYWLIGLPAAWLLGRPAGLDTVGVWLGLLTGLAATAVLLLRRYNRSLALRATTSGEPAAAA; translated from the coding sequence ATGCCGACACCGCTCACTACCCTGCTCCGTGACAGCCGCGCCCTGGCCACCCTCGCCGTACCGCTCGTCCTGACCCAGCTCGCCCAGGTCGCCCTCACCACCACGGACACGGTGATGATGGGGCTCATGGGCGCCGAGGCCCTGGCCGGCGGCGGACTGGCCATGGTGATCTTCAACCAGCTGCGCACCATGGGCGTCGGCATGGTCACCGCGGTGGGCAACCAGGTGTCCACGGCATCCGCCCACGCCGAGGACGCCGAACTCACCGAGGCCGCCCGGGAAGAGGTGCGGGACATCGTCCGCGCCGCCCTCGCGCTGGCCACGCTCTCCGGCCTCGTCGGCGCGCTCGTCATCCTGCTCGTCGGACGGGCCGTGGCCTTCCTCGGCCAGGACCCCGAGGTCGTCGACACCGCCTGGCCGCTCCTCCTCGCCCTCGCCCCCGGTCTGATCCCCTGTCTGTGGTTCCAGACGATCCGCCAGTTCACCGTCGGCATGCGTCGCCCCCAGGCGCTCCTCCAGATCACCATCGCCTCGGTCGCCGTCAACGCTGCCCTCAACTGGGGGCTCATCCACGGCAGTTGGGGCCTGCCCGAACTGGGCCTCACGGGTATCGGCGTCGCCACGTCCCTCGTGTACGGCCTGACCTGCGTCGCCCTGTACGTGTCCGCGCGCCGGGACCCGCTCCTGGCTCCCCTGATGGACATCCGTGTCTGGAAGGCCCGCCGGAGCACCCTGCGCCGGCTCACCGGCCTGGGCCTGCCGATCGCCGCCACCTACGGCTCCGAGGCCGGGTTCTTCTCCGTCGTCGCCCTCCTGATCGGCACGTTCGGCAGTGCCGCCCTGGCCGCCCACACCGCCGTCAACCAGCTCGTCTACATCGTCTTCCAGATCGCCGTCGGCCTCTCCCACGCCGCGTCCATCAACGTCAGCCGCGAACTCGCCCTCGACCGCGTCGCCGCCGCGCGGCGCATCAAGAACACCGCGCTGGCCTGCGCGGCGGCCGTGATGACGGTGGTCGGCGTCCTCTACCTCGCCGTCCCGAAGCTGGTCCTGCGCCCCTTCCTCGACCCCTCGTCACCCGCCGAGGCCGCCGCGATCGACATCGCCACGAGCCTGCTGCTGGTCGCGGCCGCCCTCCAGTTCTTCGACTGTGCCCAGAACATCGGCGTCGGTCTCCTGCGCGGCCTCGACGACACCAGGAGCGGCTTCCGCCTCACCCTCGTCGGCTACTGGCTCATCGGCCTGCCCGCCGCCTGGCTGCTGGGCCGCCCCGCCGGCCTGGACACCGTCGGAGTCTGGCTCGGCCTCCTCACCGGCCTCGCCGCCACCGCGGTGCTGCTGCTGCGCCGCTACAACCGAAGCCTCGCGCTCCGTGCGACGACGAGCGGCGAACCGGCTGCGGCGGCCTGA
- a CDS encoding MFS transporter, whose product MWPLYAAGFTTAFGAHGIAANLGGDTEDAVTSLLVLGGLLALYDGAEVLLKPVFGTLADRIGARPVLLGGLIAFAVASALYAVADSTRWLWAARLGQRASASAFSPAASALVARLNPAAEQGRAFGSYGFHKSVGYTLGPLLGGVLVWAGGLRLLFVVLAGLGALVAVWALVAVPVVPPLPRSRQTVVDLVRRLADPVFLVPTAALAGATAALSVGVGFLPVSGTAAGLGPVATGAAVPVLAACAAVVQPRAGRALDEGRIGPRGGLGIGLALAGAGLACATLPGLTGVLLAAALIGVGTGLITPLGFAALASSTPRERLGQTMGAAELGRELGDAGGPLLVAGVAAAATLSYGYGVLAVVLVCGAVGWRVGDEAVAGCGETASGRPEVVRLGGRGVRGGARGGCARSS is encoded by the coding sequence TTGTGGCCGCTGTACGCGGCCGGGTTCACCACCGCTTTCGGGGCGCACGGCATCGCCGCGAACCTCGGCGGGGACACCGAGGACGCGGTCACCTCGCTGCTCGTCCTCGGCGGACTGCTGGCCCTCTACGACGGCGCCGAGGTGCTGCTGAAGCCGGTGTTCGGCACCCTCGCCGACCGGATCGGGGCGCGGCCCGTACTGCTGGGCGGCCTGATCGCCTTCGCCGTGGCCTCCGCGCTGTACGCCGTCGCGGACTCGACCCGTTGGCTCTGGGCCGCGCGGCTCGGACAGAGGGCGAGCGCCTCGGCCTTCTCCCCCGCCGCGTCCGCGCTGGTGGCCCGGCTCAACCCGGCGGCCGAGCAGGGCCGCGCCTTCGGGAGTTACGGCTTCCACAAGTCGGTCGGCTACACGCTGGGGCCATTGCTCGGCGGGGTGCTGGTCTGGGCGGGCGGGCTGCGGCTGCTGTTCGTCGTCCTGGCCGGGCTGGGCGCGCTCGTGGCCGTGTGGGCGCTGGTCGCCGTCCCCGTCGTACCCCCGCTCCCGCGTTCCCGGCAGACCGTCGTGGATCTCGTACGACGGCTCGCGGACCCGGTGTTCCTGGTGCCGACGGCCGCGCTCGCGGGGGCCACCGCGGCACTGTCGGTGGGCGTGGGCTTCCTGCCCGTCTCCGGTACGGCGGCCGGGCTCGGTCCGGTGGCGACCGGCGCCGCGGTGCCGGTGCTGGCGGCCTGCGCGGCGGTGGTACAGCCGCGGGCCGGACGGGCGCTGGACGAGGGGCGGATCGGCCCCCGGGGCGGGCTCGGCATCGGTCTGGCGCTGGCCGGGGCGGGACTGGCCTGCGCGACGCTGCCCGGCCTCACGGGAGTCCTGCTCGCCGCGGCACTGATCGGCGTCGGGACGGGACTGATCACGCCGTTGGGCTTCGCCGCACTCGCCTCCTCGACCCCGAGGGAACGGCTCGGGCAGACCATGGGCGCGGCCGAGCTGGGGCGCGAACTGGGCGACGCGGGTGGGCCGTTGCTGGTGGCGGGGGTGGCTGCGGCGGCAACGTTGTCGTACGGGTACGGGGTGTTGGCGGTGGTGTTGGTGTGCGGGGCGGTGGGATGGCGGGTCGGCGACGAGGCAGTGGCGGGGTGCGGTGAAACGGCCTCCGGGCGACCGGAGGTGGTTCGGCTCGGCGGGCGCGGCGTGCGTGGTGGGGCGCGTGGCGGCTGCGCGCGGTCGTCGTGA
- a CDS encoding ArsR/SmtB family transcription factor, whose product MGHGAAAAQTATERVRLDADNVAKVATTLQALSTPSRLLILARLREGPLPATELAAEVGMEQSACSHQLRLLRNLGLVVGERRGRSVVYTLHDDHVAELLDQAVYHVEHLRLGLNDPAG is encoded by the coding sequence ATGGGTCATGGAGCCGCCGCAGCGCAGACAGCCACGGAGCGCGTACGTCTGGACGCGGACAATGTCGCCAAGGTCGCGACGACCCTCCAGGCCCTGTCCACCCCCTCCCGGCTGCTGATCCTGGCGCGGCTGCGTGAAGGACCGCTGCCCGCCACGGAGTTGGCCGCGGAGGTGGGCATGGAGCAGTCGGCGTGCTCGCACCAGCTGCGGCTGCTGCGCAACCTGGGCCTCGTGGTGGGCGAGCGACGCGGCCGGTCGGTCGTGTACACGCTGCACGACGACCATGTCGCCGAACTCCTCGACCAGGCCGTCTACCACGTGGAGCACCTGCGCCTCGGCCTCAACGACCCCGCCGGGTGA
- a CDS encoding heavy metal translocating P-type ATPase codes for MVVRVSTTLTSTAVPTSARPAPRRRTRVLALPEARWALAATVAFLLGLAFDLGGTPAWLYGPLYAVAYATGGWEPALEGLRALREKTLDVDLLMIVAALGAASIGQVRDGALLIVIFATSGALEALATARTADSVRGLLDLAPTTATRLTDDGREETVATADLAVGDLVLVRPGERIGADGQVLDGMSEADQATITGEPLPVAKGPGDEVFAGTLNGTGALRVRVERDPADSVIARIVTLVEEASRTKAPTQLFIEKIEQRYAVGMVAATVAVFAIPLAFGADLTAALLRAMTFMIVASPCAVVLATMPPLLSAIANAGRHGVLVKSAVAMERLGEIDATALDKTGTLTEGAPEVTAVTPRPGSGLDENALLALAAAAEHPSEHPLARAVVTAARARGLRIAPAEDFTAAPGRGVTAVVEGRTITVGRADDADSDATVVLVTRDNAPVGTLTLTDRLRPDAAATTAALTALTGTAPVLLTGDNPRAAARVADATGLTDVRAELLPEDKVAAVRDLHAAGRKVLFVGDGVNDAPALAAAHSGIAMGRAGSDLALETADAVVVRDELVTVPAVVRLSRAARRLVVQNLVIAGTFITGLVLWDLIGHLPLPLGVAGHEGSTVLVGLNGLRLLRESAWRSGTAQDT; via the coding sequence ATGGTGGTGCGGGTGTCCACGACTCTCACCTCCACCGCCGTGCCCACGTCCGCCCGACCCGCGCCCCGCCGCCGCACCCGTGTCCTCGCCCTGCCCGAGGCCCGCTGGGCCCTGGCGGCGACCGTCGCCTTCCTGCTGGGCCTGGCCTTCGACCTGGGCGGCACGCCCGCCTGGCTGTACGGGCCCCTGTACGCGGTCGCCTATGCCACCGGCGGCTGGGAACCGGCCCTCGAAGGACTGCGCGCGCTGCGCGAGAAGACCCTGGACGTCGACCTGCTGATGATCGTCGCGGCCCTCGGCGCCGCCTCGATCGGCCAGGTCCGCGACGGCGCCCTGCTGATCGTCATCTTCGCCACCTCCGGCGCCCTGGAGGCCCTGGCCACCGCCCGCACCGCCGACTCGGTGCGCGGACTGCTCGACCTCGCGCCGACCACCGCGACCCGGCTCACCGACGACGGCCGGGAGGAGACGGTCGCCACCGCCGACCTCGCCGTCGGCGACCTCGTCCTGGTCCGCCCCGGCGAGCGCATCGGCGCCGACGGACAGGTCCTGGACGGGATGAGCGAGGCCGACCAGGCCACCATCACCGGCGAACCCCTCCCGGTCGCCAAGGGCCCCGGCGACGAGGTCTTCGCGGGCACCCTCAACGGCACCGGCGCCCTGCGCGTCCGCGTCGAGCGCGACCCGGCGGACTCGGTGATCGCCCGGATCGTGACCCTGGTCGAGGAGGCCTCCCGCACCAAGGCGCCCACCCAGCTGTTCATCGAGAAGATCGAACAGCGGTACGCGGTCGGCATGGTCGCCGCCACCGTCGCCGTCTTCGCGATCCCGCTCGCCTTCGGCGCCGACCTCACGGCCGCGCTGCTGCGCGCGATGACCTTCATGATCGTCGCCTCGCCGTGCGCGGTCGTCCTCGCCACCATGCCGCCACTGCTGTCCGCCATCGCCAACGCCGGCCGGCACGGCGTCCTGGTCAAGTCGGCCGTCGCGATGGAACGCCTCGGCGAGATCGACGCCACCGCCCTCGACAAGACCGGCACCCTCACCGAGGGCGCCCCCGAGGTGACGGCCGTGACCCCGCGGCCCGGCTCCGGCCTCGACGAGAACGCCCTGCTGGCCCTGGCCGCCGCGGCCGAACACCCCAGCGAGCACCCCCTGGCCCGCGCCGTCGTGACCGCCGCCCGGGCCCGCGGACTGCGGATCGCGCCCGCCGAGGACTTCACCGCGGCACCCGGCCGCGGGGTCACCGCGGTCGTCGAGGGCCGGACCATCACCGTCGGCCGCGCGGACGACGCCGACAGCGACGCCACCGTCGTCCTCGTCACCCGCGACAACGCCCCCGTCGGCACCCTCACCCTCACCGACCGCCTGCGCCCCGACGCCGCCGCGACCACCGCCGCCCTCACCGCGCTGACCGGCACCGCCCCCGTCCTGCTCACCGGCGACAACCCCCGGGCCGCCGCCCGCGTCGCCGACGCCACAGGCCTCACCGACGTCCGCGCCGAACTGCTGCCCGAGGACAAGGTCGCCGCCGTACGCGACCTCCACGCCGCCGGCCGCAAGGTGCTCTTCGTCGGCGACGGCGTCAACGACGCGCCCGCCCTGGCCGCCGCCCACTCCGGCATCGCCATGGGCCGGGCGGGCTCCGACCTCGCGCTGGAGACCGCGGACGCCGTCGTCGTACGCGACGAACTCGTCACCGTCCCGGCCGTCGTGCGGCTCTCCCGCGCCGCCCGTCGCCTGGTCGTGCAGAATCTGGTGATCGCGGGCACCTTCATCACCGGGCTCGTCCTGTGGGACCTGATCGGACACCTGCCGCTGCCGCTCGGCGTCGCCGGGCACGAGGGCTCGACGGTCCTGGTCGGCCTGAACGGACTGCGGCTGCTGAGGGAGTCGGCATGGCGATCCGGCACGGCCCAGGACACGTGA